GGTGGCAGACACCGTGGGTGCCGGCTCGGCCGGGGTCTCGACCACGGCGGCCGGGGCCGGTGCGGGGACCTCTGCGACGGGTGCTTCCGCGGCCGGTGCTGCGGCGGGGGTCTCGCCCGACTCGTATGCGGCGAGCTTGGCCTTCAACTCGACGTTCTCCTCGAGGGCCTTGCGCCACTCGATGACGATCTCGTCGAGGAAGTCGTCAACCTCATCGGGGTCGAAGCCGTCCTTGAAGCGGACGTGCTGGAACTGCTTGGTGACGACGTCATCCGGGGTAAGTGCCATGAGTGGCTCCTCTTTCGATGAGTTCGGTTGCCAGTTTTGTATGGCGCGGTCGTGATGTGGCGCGAACCCGGGGCGCGCACCTGGGTGCCAGCATAGTCCCCGCACCTCCGAGGCGCGATGACGCGACACCCGGGGACGGCGAACTCGCCGGTCAGATGAAGACGCGGACGATGTTCATGAGGATGAGCACGATCAGCATCGTGAGCGCGAAGCCGAAATCGAGCGAGAGCGAACCGATGCGCAAAGGCGGGATGATCCGCCGGAAGAACCGGATGGGCGGATCGGTCAGCGAATACGCCGCCTCAGCTGCGACCAGGCCGAAGCCCTTCGGACGCCACTCCCGGTTGAACATCGGGATGTAGTCGAGGATCAGACGCGCAAAGAGCACGACGATGTAGAGCAGCAGTACCAGATGGACGATGCTCGCGAGGACGGAGACCAGCTGCACGGGCTACGACTGATCGAAGCCCGCGGACTCGGCGTCTGCGTGCGCGATGCCGCCGTGTCCGGACACGGCGATGTTCTCCGGCGACAGGAGGAAGACCTTGGACGTCACTCGTTCGATGCGGCCGTAAAGCCCGAGCGAGAGACCACTGGCGAAGTCGATCAGACGTCGCGCGTCGGCATCGCTCATCTGCGACAGGTTGATGATCACCGGAACGCCCTCGCGGAAGCTCTCCGCGATGAGCTGAGCATCGCGGTACTGCTTGGGGTGGACGGTGAGGATCTCGTTCACAGCGCCTGCCGCAGGCTGTCGCACGGCGACGGGGCGACGCAGAGGCGTGACGGGAGCTGGCGTGGGCTCCTCGCGGTCGCGGTCACGGTCGCGGTGAGCGCGGGCTGGAGCCTGCTGCTCTTCTTCATAGGCTTCTTCCTCATCGGCGAGGCCGAGATACACCATGGTCTTCTTCAGCGGGTTACCCATCGTGTCCTCCGGTTCGAACGTTTCGGGCTGGTCTGGTTAGAGGTTAACCCCGGTCGGGCCGGGGTCCCGTGATTGCGGAGCCGATCCGCAGGTGTGTCGCACCCGCCGAGATGGCTTCGACGAAGTCACCCGTCATGCCGGCGGAGATCCATGTGGCGTCGGAGGCGAGCATGCGCACCTCGTCGGCGACGCCGCGCAGGCGCGCGAACGCGGATGCCGGTTCCTCATCGAGAGGAGCCACGGCCATGACGCCGCGCAGCCGCAGCGACGGGAGCGAGAGCACATGCTCCGCGAGTGCGGACGCCGCCGCGGGGGCGACACCCCCTCGGCCGTGATCGGCGGTGAGATTGACCTGCAGCAGGACGTCGAGCGGATCGTCGTCTTCCGCCGCCCGGTGCAGAGCATCCGCCAATCGATCGCGGTCGAGCGAGTGCACGACGTCGGCGCTCCGACGGATCGCCGACGCCTTGTTCGTTTGCGCCTGTCCGATGAAGTGCCAACGCAGGTCGAGGTCCTGGAGCTCGGCCTGCTTGGCACTCAGCTCCTGCTGGCGGTTCTCGCCGACCTCGCGCACGCCCAGCGTCTGCAGCTCGCTCACGAGCGACGCCGGGTGGAACTTCGTCACGACGATGCGGGTGATCTCCGCCGGGTCACGTCCGACGCGGCGCGCGGCGTCGGCGATCTTCTCATCGATCGCCGACAGCCGCGCTGCCAGCTCGCTCACTTCAGGAATTCGGGGATGTCGATGTCA
The sequence above is drawn from the Candidatus Microbacterium colombiense genome and encodes:
- a CDS encoding YggT family protein; its protein translation is MQLVSVLASIVHLVLLLYIVVLFARLILDYIPMFNREWRPKGFGLVAAEAAYSLTDPPIRFFRRIIPPLRIGSLSLDFGFALTMLIVLILMNIVRVFI
- the sepF gene encoding cell division protein SepF → MGNPLKKTMVYLGLADEEEAYEEEQQAPARAHRDRDRDREEPTPAPVTPLRRPVAVRQPAAGAVNEILTVHPKQYRDAQLIAESFREGVPVIINLSQMSDADARRLIDFASGLSLGLYGRIERVTSKVFLLSPENIAVSGHGGIAHADAESAGFDQS
- a CDS encoding YggS family pyridoxal phosphate-dependent enzyme, with protein sequence MSELAARLSAIDEKIADAARRVGRDPAEITRIVVTKFHPASLVSELQTLGVREVGENRQQELSAKQAELQDLDLRWHFIGQAQTNKASAIRRSADVVHSLDRDRLADALHRAAEDDDPLDVLLQVNLTADHGRGGVAPAAASALAEHVLSLPSLRLRGVMAVAPLDEEPASAFARLRGVADEVRMLASDATWISAGMTGDFVEAISAGATHLRIGSAITGPRPDRG